A single genomic interval of Chryseobacterium paludis harbors:
- a CDS encoding bacteriocin-like protein, which produces MKNLKKLNRQEQKTINGGGIIKCTDNSQCFGGFCCHRVCVLDACFED; this is translated from the coding sequence ATGAAAAATTTAAAAAAACTCAACAGACAAGAACAAAAAACAATTAATGGAGGTGGAATTATAAAATGCACTGACAACTCACAGTGTTTTGGAGGATTTTGCTGCCACAGGGTTTGCGTTCTGGATGCGTGCTTTGAAGATTAA
- the mgtE gene encoding magnesium transporter — MNYTDELILNPADIAETLSDLPADERLLAFLKVPKEYKAEVFSHLDPDFQEETIRSIGSDDVSEILNAMTPDDRTALFEDFPDELIKYSINHLNPQERRIALKLLGYHSDSIARLMTPYYIQIRKEWTVKKCLQQIKKVGKRVETMNHLYVVDERNRLIDDLAVGSLLLAEEDTLVSDLTDNHFVAITTMTSKEDAVTYFEKYDRTALPIITESGVLVGIVTIDDILDQIEQQNTEDIQKFGGLEALDLPYTQTSLIEMVKKRGMWLIILFFSEMLTASAMGYFEDEIQKAVVLALFVPLIISSGGNSGSQAATLIIRAMALQEIGLKDWWYVMKKEIFTGLFLGGILGIIGFLRIMIWHEAGFFSYGAHWVYVGLSVAVSLVLIVLWGTLSGSMVPFILKKLKLDPATSSAPFVATLVDVTGLIIYFSVAGLFLTGKLL; from the coding sequence TTGAATTATACTGACGAACTTATCTTAAATCCTGCCGACATTGCCGAAACTCTTAGCGATCTTCCTGCTGATGAGAGGCTATTGGCATTTTTGAAAGTTCCCAAAGAATACAAAGCAGAGGTATTCTCTCATCTCGATCCGGACTTCCAGGAAGAAACTATCAGAAGTATTGGAAGTGATGATGTTTCAGAGATCCTGAATGCGATGACTCCAGATGACAGGACGGCACTGTTTGAAGATTTTCCGGATGAACTTATTAAATATTCCATCAATCATCTTAACCCACAGGAAAGAAGGATTGCATTGAAACTTTTGGGATACCATTCTGATTCCATTGCCCGATTAATGACCCCCTACTACATCCAGATCCGTAAAGAGTGGACAGTAAAGAAATGTCTGCAACAGATCAAGAAGGTTGGAAAAAGGGTTGAAACAATGAACCATCTTTATGTGGTGGATGAAAGAAACCGTTTAATTGATGACTTAGCAGTAGGAAGTTTATTATTAGCAGAGGAAGACACTTTGGTATCTGATCTCACTGATAATCATTTTGTGGCTATAACAACGATGACCTCAAAAGAGGATGCCGTTACATATTTTGAAAAATACGACCGTACTGCACTTCCTATTATCACTGAATCAGGCGTCCTTGTAGGGATTGTAACTATTGATGACATCCTTGACCAGATCGAACAACAAAACACGGAAGACATCCAGAAATTTGGGGGTCTTGAAGCATTAGATTTACCTTATACACAAACCTCGCTTATCGAAATGGTAAAAAAGAGAGGAATGTGGTTGATCATATTATTCTTTTCTGAAATGCTCACAGCATCAGCAATGGGATATTTTGAAGACGAAATTCAAAAGGCAGTTGTATTGGCACTGTTTGTTCCATTAATTATTTCCAGTGGTGGAAATTCAGGCTCACAAGCCGCAACGCTTATCATTAGAGCTATGGCACTGCAGGAAATAGGCTTAAAGGACTGGTGGTATGTCATGAAGAAAGAAATCTTTACAGGCCTCTTTTTAGGAGGAATCCTTGGTATTATTGGCTTTTTAAGAATTATGATCTGGCATGAAGCAGGCTTCTTCAGTTACGGTGCCCATTGGGTATATGTAGGTTTAAGTGTCGCGGTTTCTTTAGTGTTAATTGTACTTTGGGGAACACTTTCAGGTTCTATGGTCCCTTTTATATTAAAAAAATTAAAACTTGACCCCGCTACCTCATCCGCCCCTTTTGTAGCTACGTTAGTGGACGTAACAGGATTAATTATTTACTTTTCCGTAGCCGGACTTTTCTTAACCGGTAAACTTTTGTAA
- the rpsO gene encoding 30S ribosomal protein S15 yields the protein MYLTTEKKQEIFSKHGKSAQDTGSAEGQVALFTFRINHLSQHLKANRHDFATERSLVKLVGKRKSLLDYLKNKDIARYRAIIAELGLRK from the coding sequence ATGTACTTAACAACAGAAAAAAAGCAGGAAATTTTCTCAAAACACGGGAAATCTGCACAAGACACAGGAAGTGCTGAAGGACAAGTAGCTCTTTTCACTTTCAGAATCAATCACTTATCTCAGCATTTAAAGGCTAACCGTCACGATTTTGCAACGGAAAGATCTTTGGTGAAATTAGTAGGTAAAAGAAAAAGTTTATTAGATTACCTTAAAAATAAAGATATCGCAAGATATAGAGCAATTATTGCTGAACTAGGTTTAAGAAAATAA
- a CDS encoding acyloxyacyl hydrolase has protein sequence MFFRYFCLIVLSLIFDFCIAQEKEIIVPSSLAFSGGTEYGNFFRTNDPLKSYQRSDYMGYSFQVLKQTNGKKDWEKAYNYPQYGIGFFAFDFLKNKEMGSPFGIYGIYNGKLKQWGKLKWYHSVNFGISFNSNPFDEDHGYYNTSVGSKTNMFISLGTGMYYELGKHFDLGLNLKFNHLSNGSLKFPNKGLNTYAPQLSLVYYPERAVSHVRDTVFVDHKRYNTLEFSVFGGRKNIFYRGGQRDELRKRYDGFNYSVYGAEAFYMRQYSPKSAYGIGIGVTHDEQYNHTMYISDSTLYQKKRFSNDRLLFSVIPTYRLMIGKLYVNIGAGYYIFRKERKYDSPAFFQKIGLHYQITDRLFASFGINAYDLHIADYLEWRLGYTFSKKERR, from the coding sequence ATGTTTTTTAGGTATTTCTGTCTGATTGTACTTTCTTTAATTTTTGATTTTTGCATTGCGCAGGAAAAAGAAATCATAGTGCCATCTTCTTTGGCATTCTCCGGTGGAACGGAGTACGGAAATTTTTTTCGCACCAATGACCCCCTGAAAAGTTATCAACGAAGTGACTATATGGGATATTCTTTTCAGGTTTTAAAACAGACCAATGGTAAGAAGGATTGGGAAAAGGCTTATAATTATCCTCAATATGGTATTGGATTTTTCGCTTTTGACTTTCTCAAAAACAAGGAAATGGGAAGTCCATTTGGAATCTATGGTATTTATAATGGAAAGCTCAAGCAGTGGGGTAAGCTGAAATGGTATCATAGTGTTAACTTCGGAATTTCATTTAATTCTAATCCATTTGATGAAGATCATGGCTATTACAATACATCTGTAGGATCTAAAACGAATATGTTTATCAGTTTAGGAACCGGAATGTATTATGAATTAGGAAAGCATTTTGATCTAGGATTAAATCTCAAGTTTAATCATCTTTCCAACGGATCATTAAAATTCCCGAATAAAGGTCTTAATACTTATGCCCCTCAGTTAAGTCTTGTTTATTATCCCGAGCGGGCAGTATCTCATGTACGAGATACCGTTTTTGTTGATCATAAAAGGTATAATACACTGGAATTCTCAGTTTTTGGAGGACGGAAAAATATCTTTTATCGAGGTGGACAGCGTGATGAGTTAAGAAAACGGTATGATGGGTTTAATTACTCAGTATATGGTGCAGAAGCTTTTTATATGCGGCAATATTCTCCAAAATCAGCTTATGGAATCGGTATTGGTGTTACTCATGATGAGCAATATAATCACACCATGTATATATCAGATAGTACACTGTATCAGAAAAAACGTTTCTCGAATGATCGGTTGCTATTCAGTGTTATTCCTACTTATCGGTTAATGATTGGTAAATTGTATGTAAATATTGGTGCAGGATATTACATTTTTAGAAAAGAACGGAAATATGACAGTCCAGCTTTTTTTCAAAAAATAGGCTTGCATTATCAGATCACCGACCGGCTTTTTGCTTCATTTGGAATTAACGCGTATGATCTACATATTGCTGATTATCTTGAATGGAGATTAGGATATACATTTTCTAAAAAAGAAAGAAGATAG
- a CDS encoding pyruvate decarboxylase, whose protein sequence is MRKILLFTTASTLLLIGIASVKAQKGASEDKIKKVLYFNPEVEPDIEEIKEPTNHAFFSAVSDHLSGYKKNKMLRTEVQIPFDSVDTQTIADYCINNDADFAIVPKVKYFKVGIGKYVFSNQVIVSMKLFDASGNFITESDYDTYRKNMRLLGSAENSIKIGTNGAIKSILKKLRKLKPSSESGF, encoded by the coding sequence ATGAGAAAAATTTTACTTTTTACCACGGCTTCTACTCTTTTACTGATCGGTATCGCTTCAGTAAAAGCACAAAAAGGTGCTTCAGAGGACAAAATAAAAAAAGTTCTATACTTTAATCCTGAAGTAGAACCTGATATTGAAGAAATAAAAGAGCCTACCAATCATGCATTTTTTAGTGCTGTCTCAGATCATTTAAGCGGCTATAAGAAAAATAAAATGCTTCGAACTGAAGTCCAGATCCCTTTTGATAGTGTAGATACCCAAACCATTGCTGACTACTGCATCAACAATGATGCTGATTTTGCGATCGTTCCTAAGGTAAAATATTTCAAAGTAGGAATTGGAAAGTATGTTTTCTCCAATCAGGTTATTGTAAGTATGAAACTTTTTGATGCATCGGGGAATTTTATTACAGAATCGGATTATGATACTTACCGTAAAAATATGCGTCTTTTAGGTTCAGCAGAGAACTCTATCAAGATAGGAACCAACGGAGCAATAAAAAGTATTCTGAAAAAATTAAGAAAACTAAAACCTTCTTCAGAATCTGGTTTTTAG
- a CDS encoding bacteriocin-like protein, which yields MKNLKKLNRQEQKAINGGALKRCTSHAQCFGAWCCNGICVPQACIED from the coding sequence ATGAAAAATCTAAAAAAACTTAACAGACAAGAACAAAAAGCAATTAATGGCGGAGCTCTTAAAAGATGCACCAGCCACGCACAATGTTTTGGAGCATGGTGCTGCAATGGAATCTGTGTACCGCAAGCTTGTATTGAAGATTAA